In Bacteroides coprosuis DSM 18011, the following are encoded in one genomic region:
- a CDS encoding Dihydroxy-acid dehydratase (COGs: COG0129 Dihydroxyacid dehydratase/phosphogluconate dehydratase~HAMAP: Dihydroxy-acid dehydratase~InterPro IPR004404:IPR000581~KEGG: pdi:BDI_2073 dihydroxy-acid dehydratase~PFAM: Dihydroxy-acid/6-phosphogluconate dehydratase~PRIAM: Dihydroxy-acid dehydratase~SPTR: Dihydroxy-acid dehydratase;~TIGRFAM: Dihydroxy-acid dehydratase~IMG reference gene:2504107369~PFAM: Dehydratase family~TIGRFAM: dihydroxy-acid dehydratase) has translation MKHELRSAVSLMGRRMAGARALWRANGMKPEQMGKPIVGIVNSFTQFVPGHTHLHEIGQLVKQEIEAAGCFAAEFNTIAIDDGIAMGHEGMLYSLPSRELIADSIEYMAEAHRVDALFCISNCDKITPGMLMATMRLNIPTIFVSGGPMEAGKLGNRQVDLIDAMVESADPSVSDVQIEALEASACPTCGSCSGMFTANSMNCLNEALGLALPGNGTVLATHVNRIELFKKAAHVLVANAFKYYQDGDERVLPRNIATREAFLNAMSLDIAMGGSTNTILHLLAIAHEAEVDFDLEDVDSLSSMVPCLCKVAPNSKRYHVQDVNRAGGVLGIMNELAKGGLVDTRVCRVDAKSLEEVLQEYDVTSTSLSSSAEQLFRSAPAYQRSVKMGSQNQEYKSLDIDRADGCIRDLAHAYTKDGGLAVLKGNLARGGCVVKTAGVAPEHWYFKGTARVFHSQEEACMGILTGLVHPGEVVVIIYEGPKGGPGMQEMLYPTSYLKSKHLGEVCALITDGRFSGGTSGLSIGHVSPEAAAGGIIALVKDGDGIEIDIPNRSIQLLVPDEELNERKKEEIARGSEAFTPQRERQVSKALKAYAHFVSSADKGAVRMID, from the coding sequence ATGAAACACGAACTAAGAAGTGCTGTCAGTTTGATGGGGCGACGAATGGCTGGAGCCAGAGCTTTATGGCGTGCCAATGGAATGAAACCCGAGCAGATGGGTAAACCGATTGTAGGTATTGTAAACTCTTTTACTCAGTTTGTGCCAGGCCATACACATTTACATGAAATCGGACAGCTTGTCAAACAAGAGATTGAAGCAGCAGGATGTTTTGCAGCAGAGTTCAATACCATTGCCATTGATGATGGTATAGCGATGGGGCATGAGGGTATGCTTTACTCTTTACCCTCTAGAGAACTGATTGCCGATAGCATAGAGTATATGGCAGAAGCACACCGAGTAGATGCTTTGTTTTGCATAAGTAATTGTGATAAGATTACTCCAGGTATGCTAATGGCTACTATGCGTTTAAATATTCCTACAATTTTTGTTTCGGGTGGACCAATGGAAGCGGGAAAGCTCGGCAACCGACAAGTAGATTTGATTGATGCGATGGTAGAGTCTGCCGATCCCTCTGTTTCTGATGTGCAGATAGAAGCCTTAGAAGCAAGTGCTTGTCCTACTTGTGGGTCTTGTTCGGGTATGTTTACCGCTAATTCAATGAACTGCTTAAATGAAGCACTAGGATTGGCATTACCAGGAAATGGAACAGTATTGGCTACTCACGTTAATCGAATAGAGCTCTTCAAGAAGGCTGCTCATGTATTAGTAGCAAATGCTTTTAAATACTATCAGGATGGAGATGAACGAGTTTTACCTCGTAACATCGCTACCCGAGAAGCTTTTCTCAATGCAATGTCTTTGGATATTGCTATGGGAGGTTCAACAAATACCATTCTACACCTTTTGGCTATTGCTCACGAGGCTGAGGTCGATTTTGATTTGGAGGATGTAGATAGTTTGTCTAGCATGGTCCCTTGCCTTTGTAAGGTCGCTCCTAATTCCAAACGCTATCACGTTCAAGATGTAAATCGAGCAGGAGGTGTATTGGGAATTATGAACGAGTTGGCAAAGGGAGGATTGGTTGATACCCGTGTTTGCAGAGTTGATGCCAAAAGTTTGGAAGAGGTATTGCAAGAGTATGATGTTACTTCAACCTCCTTATCCTCTTCGGCAGAGCAGTTATTCCGTTCAGCTCCAGCATATCAAAGGAGTGTGAAGATGGGAAGTCAGAATCAAGAATACAAAAGCTTGGATATAGATCGGGCAGATGGATGTATTCGTGATTTAGCGCATGCCTATACGAAAGATGGTGGTTTGGCTGTGCTGAAAGGTAATTTAGCAAGAGGGGGTTGTGTGGTGAAAACAGCGGGTGTAGCTCCTGAACACTGGTACTTTAAGGGTACTGCCCGAGTGTTTCATTCTCAAGAAGAGGCTTGTATGGGAATCCTTACAGGATTAGTTCACCCTGGCGAAGTAGTAGTGATTATCTATGAAGGGCCAAAAGGTGGACCAGGTATGCAAGAGATGCTTTACCCCACCTCGTATTTAAAGTCGAAACACCTAGGAGAGGTATGTGCCTTAATTACTGATGGTCGTTTTTCAGGAGGAACATCGGGCTTATCTATTGGGCATGTATCACCCGAAGCTGCTGCAGGAGGCATTATAGCCTTGGTGAAAGATGGTGATGGGATAGAGATAGATATTCCCAATCGTAGTATTCAGTTATTAGTTCCAGATGAAGAATTAAATGAAAGAAAAAAAGAAGAAATAGCCCGAGGAAGTGAGGCTTTCACTCCACAAAGAGAACGACAAGTTTCAAAAGCATTAAAGGCTTATGCTCATTTTGTAAGCTCAGCCGATAAAGGTGCAGTACGCATGATCGATTAA
- a CDS encoding 3-isopropylmalate dehydrogenase (COGs: COG0473 Isocitrate/isopropylmalate dehydrogenase~HAMAP: Isopropylmalate dehydrogenase~InterPro IPR004429:IPR001804~KEGG: aps:CFPG_565 3-isopropylmalate dehydrogenase~PFAM: Isocitrate/isopropylmalate dehydrogenase~PRIAM: 3-isopropylmalate dehydrogenase~SPTR: 3-isopropylmalate dehydrogenase;~TIGRFAM: Isopropylmalate dehydrogenase~IMG reference gene:2504107370~PFAM: Isocitrate/isopropylmalate dehydrogenase~TIGRFAM: 3-isopropylmalate dehydrogenase) yields the protein MKLNKDKKMNFKLAVLAGDGIGPEIMAQALKVVQAVCTRFGHEFSCEEALVGACAIDAVGDPYPKETHHTCLNADAVLFGALGSPKYDNNPNAKVRPEQGLLKMRKSLGLYANLRPVSVFEGMEHHSPLKEERVRGADFMCVRELTSGLYFGKPQGRSEDGNTAYDTCIYTREEIERILKLAFELAQSRRKKLTVVDKANVLATSRLWRQVAQEMEPRYADVETEYMFVDNAAMKLIQNPTHFDVLVTENLFGDILTDEASVVSGSLGLLPSASIGVHTSLFEPIHGSYPQAAGKNIANPLAMILSTAMLFEYALDAPEEGRCIREAVQASLEAKVVTEDLAEGTPAYSTSDVGDWVARWIAKKEER from the coding sequence ATGAAATTAAATAAAGACAAGAAGATGAATTTTAAGTTGGCTGTATTAGCTGGTGATGGTATCGGACCCGAGATTATGGCTCAAGCCCTTAAGGTAGTTCAGGCAGTCTGTACTCGTTTTGGACATGAGTTTAGCTGTGAGGAAGCTTTAGTAGGTGCTTGTGCTATTGATGCTGTGGGAGATCCCTATCCCAAAGAAACTCATCACACGTGCTTAAATGCTGATGCTGTATTATTTGGAGCATTGGGCTCGCCTAAATATGACAATAATCCCAATGCTAAAGTCCGTCCAGAGCAGGGGTTATTGAAGATGCGTAAATCTTTAGGACTTTATGCTAATCTTCGTCCTGTATCTGTTTTTGAGGGAATGGAGCACCATTCTCCCTTGAAAGAAGAACGTGTACGGGGAGCCGATTTTATGTGTGTGCGTGAGTTGACTAGCGGTTTGTACTTTGGCAAGCCACAAGGACGTAGTGAAGATGGAAATACAGCCTATGATACGTGTATTTATACGCGTGAAGAGATTGAACGTATATTAAAATTGGCTTTTGAGTTGGCTCAATCACGTAGAAAGAAATTGACGGTAGTAGATAAAGCCAATGTTTTGGCTACTTCAAGATTATGGCGTCAGGTAGCTCAAGAGATGGAACCTCGCTATGCCGATGTTGAAACAGAGTATATGTTTGTAGATAATGCAGCCATGAAGTTAATTCAGAATCCGACTCACTTTGATGTGCTCGTTACTGAAAATCTCTTTGGAGATATCTTAACGGATGAGGCTTCTGTAGTTAGTGGATCTTTAGGCTTATTACCCTCTGCTTCAATAGGAGTTCATACTTCACTATTTGAACCTATTCATGGATCATACCCTCAAGCTGCGGGAAAGAATATAGCCAATCCCTTGGCTATGATACTTTCTACAGCTATGCTCTTTGAATATGCTCTAGATGCCCCTGAGGAAGGACGATGTATTCGAGAGGCAGTTCAAGCTTCTCTTGAAGCCAAAGTAGTAACAGAAGATTTAGCCGAAGGTACCCCAGCTTATTCTACATCGGATGTGGGAGATTGGGTAGCTAGGTGGATTGCAAAGAAGGAGGAAAGATGA
- a CDS encoding (R)-citramalate synthase (COGs: COG0119 Isopropylmalate/homocitrate/citramalate synthase~InterPro IPR000891:IPR013709~KEGG: pdi:BDI_2061 2-isopropylmalate synthase LeuA~PFAM: Pyruvate carboxyltransferase; 2-isopropylmalate synthase LeuA, allosteric (dimerisation) domain~PRIAM: (R)-citramalate synthase~SMART: 2-isopropylmalate synthase LeuA, allosteric (dimerisation) domain~SPTR: 2-isopropylmalate synthase LeuA;~IMG reference gene:2504107371~PFAM: LeuA allosteric (dimerisation) domain; HMGL-like) yields the protein MRKSDPGVTEEVLAYPRRVEILDTTLRDGEQTCGVSFTTQEKLSIIRLLIQELHVDRVEIASARVSEGERRTVQVAAQWAKENGVLHRLEVLGFVDGDRSLRWIADAGCKVVNLLCKGSLNHCKHQLHKEPQQHWQDISESVRLAKKLGLDVNVYLEDWSNGMRNSPEYVWNMLEALEKLPLQRVMLPDTLGILNPNETYQYCSQIVEKYPKVHFDFHAHNDYDLAVANVYSALQAGVQGVHVTVNGLGERAGNAPLASVLAVIEDQLNLHSQVCLSKSYQISKIIETYSGIRIASNRPITGDFAFTQVAGIHADGDLKHNLYCSELSPERFGRTRAYALGKTSGKSNIIKNLELMGMDWDEKLIQKLTDKVVEMGDKKEPVTQDELPYIVAELLNNGVEDQPVKLLNYSLTAAKGMRPVVTVQMDIEGTVYEENAAGDGQYHAFTLAVDRIFKRLQQPVPDLVDYVVVIPPGGRTDAYVQTIITWKWEGQLFRTRALDVDQTVAAIKATLKMLNRIKTEVK from the coding sequence ATGAGAAAGTCAGACCCTGGAGTTACTGAGGAAGTACTTGCGTATCCCCGCCGAGTTGAAATACTCGATACTACACTTAGAGATGGTGAGCAAACTTGTGGGGTGTCTTTTACGACACAAGAAAAGTTAAGCATTATAAGGCTGCTCATTCAAGAGCTGCATGTGGATCGGGTAGAAATAGCTTCAGCAAGGGTGTCAGAAGGAGAAAGACGGACGGTGCAGGTAGCGGCACAGTGGGCAAAAGAAAATGGAGTGTTGCACCGACTTGAGGTTTTGGGTTTTGTTGATGGAGATCGCTCTTTACGCTGGATTGCAGATGCTGGTTGCAAAGTAGTTAATCTACTATGCAAAGGATCACTCAATCATTGCAAACATCAGTTACATAAAGAGCCTCAACAGCATTGGCAGGATATATCTGAAAGTGTACGATTAGCAAAAAAACTAGGATTAGATGTCAATGTATATCTCGAAGATTGGTCGAACGGCATGCGAAACTCCCCAGAATATGTATGGAATATGCTGGAGGCTTTAGAGAAGTTACCTCTTCAGCGAGTGATGTTGCCTGATACCCTTGGTATATTGAATCCCAACGAAACCTACCAGTATTGCTCTCAGATTGTAGAGAAATACCCTAAGGTACATTTCGATTTTCATGCTCATAATGATTATGACTTGGCTGTGGCAAATGTCTATTCGGCACTTCAAGCAGGAGTTCAAGGAGTGCATGTAACTGTTAATGGATTAGGAGAAAGAGCAGGTAATGCTCCGCTGGCTAGTGTGTTGGCTGTCATAGAAGATCAGCTCAATTTGCACTCCCAAGTTTGTCTGAGTAAGAGCTATCAGATTAGTAAGATTATAGAGACTTACTCTGGCATTCGTATAGCATCCAATCGACCTATAACGGGCGACTTTGCATTTACTCAGGTAGCGGGTATTCATGCCGATGGAGATTTAAAGCATAATCTCTATTGTAGTGAACTGTCTCCTGAACGTTTTGGACGTACTCGAGCTTATGCACTAGGAAAAACTTCAGGCAAATCAAACATCATTAAAAACCTAGAATTGATGGGGATGGACTGGGATGAAAAACTCATTCAGAAGTTGACGGATAAGGTGGTAGAGATGGGGGATAAAAAAGAACCTGTAACGCAAGATGAGTTACCCTACATCGTAGCTGAACTCTTAAATAACGGAGTAGAAGATCAGCCCGTTAAGTTATTAAACTATTCATTGACAGCTGCTAAGGGTATGCGACCTGTAGTAACCGTACAAATGGATATTGAAGGGACAGTGTATGAGGAGAATGCGGCAGGAGATGGACAATATCATGCTTTTACATTGGCAGTAGATCGGATATTCAAACGGCTCCAACAACCTGTTCCCGACTTAGTAGATTATGTGGTGGTTATTCCTCCAGGAGGTCGAACGGATGCTTATGTGCAAACCATCATCACCTGGAAATGGGAAGGACAGCTTTTCCGAACACGAGCTCTAGATGTAGATCAAACCGTTGCTGCCATAAAGGCAACACTCAAAATGCTTAATCGTATTAAAACAGAAGTAAAATGA
- a CDS encoding 3-isopropylmalate dehydratase small subunit (COGs: COG0066 3-isopropylmalate dehydratase small subunit~HAMAP: 3-isopropylmalate dehydratase, small subunit~InterPro IPR004431:IPR000573~KEGG: pdi:BDI_2062 3-isopropylmalate dehydratase small subunit LeuD~PFAM: Aconitase A/isopropylmalate dehydratase small subunit, swivel~SPTR: 3-isopropylmalate dehydratase small subunit LeuD;~TIGRFAM: 3-isopropylmalate dehydratase, small subunit~IMG reference gene:2504107372~PFAM: Aconitase C-terminal domain~TIGRFAM: 3-isopropylmalate dehydratase, small subunit), which yields MFASDALSIRSRTLTYPKMKQFKTVTSTYIPLPIENVDTDQIIPARFLKATTREGFGENLFADWRYDEAGNPKQEFILNDSTYQGEILVAGKNFGSGSSREHAAWAVADYGFRVVISSFFADIFQNNALNNGILPVVVSPDFLNKLFRASKENPKHTLTVNLEKQTVCLDSSGCTEVFAINPYKKQCLLQGMDDIDLLLLNQSKIETYEKVRPWSY from the coding sequence ATGTTCGCTTCTGATGCTTTAAGCATAAGAAGTAGGACTTTAACATACCCAAAAATGAAACAATTTAAAACAGTTACCTCTACATATATCCCTTTACCTATCGAGAATGTCGATACGGATCAGATTATTCCTGCTCGTTTTTTAAAGGCCACAACAAGAGAAGGATTTGGTGAAAATCTATTTGCAGATTGGAGATATGATGAAGCGGGTAATCCAAAACAAGAATTTATACTCAATGATTCCACTTATCAGGGAGAAATATTAGTAGCGGGGAAAAACTTTGGCTCTGGCTCTAGTAGAGAACATGCGGCTTGGGCTGTAGCCGATTATGGCTTTCGAGTCGTTATTTCAAGCTTCTTTGCAGATATATTTCAGAATAATGCACTGAATAATGGCATCTTACCAGTAGTAGTTAGTCCCGATTTCTTGAATAAACTCTTTCGGGCATCCAAAGAAAACCCTAAGCATACTTTGACTGTGAATTTAGAGAAACAAACAGTGTGTTTAGACTCTAGTGGGTGTACAGAAGTATTTGCTATCAATCCTTATAAAAAACAGTGTTTACTTCAAGGGATGGATGACATAGACCTCTTGCTCTTGAATCAATCAAAAATAGAGACTTATGAGAAAGTCAGACCCTGGAGTTACTGA
- a CDS encoding 3-isopropylmalate dehydratase, large subunit (COGs: COG0065 3-isopropylmalate dehydratase large subunit~InterPro IPR004430:IPR001030~KEGG: bfs:BF3266 isopropylmalate isomerase large subunit~PFAM: Aconitase/3-isopropylmalate dehydratase large subunit, alpha/beta/alpha~SPTR: Putative 3-isopropylmalate dehydratase large subunit;~TIGRFAM: 3-isopropylmalate dehydratase, large subunit~IMG reference gene:2504107373~PFAM: Aconitase family (aconitate hydratase)~TIGRFAM: 3-isopropylmalate dehydratase, large subunit): MKTLFDKIWDAHVVSKMEEGPTQLYIDRHFCHEVTSPQAFAGLRQRGLSVFRPQQTTLTADHNIPTQNQNKPIADVTSRNQVDTLTQNAKEFGLTYFGLGHSKNGIVHVVGPENGLTQPGMTIVCGDSHTSTHGAFGAIAFGIGTSEVEMVLATQCVLQSRPKTMRINFTGKLSKGVTAKDMALYLISKMTTSGATGYFVEYAGEAVRQLSMEGRMTLCNLSIEMGARGGLIAPDATTFEYLKGKENAPKGEMWKKAVTYWKTLKTDDGAKFDKEISFDASQIQPMITYGTNPGMGMYVEDSIPTTSQIQTESKASFLKALEYMDFQPGERLLGKPINYVFLGSCTNGRIEDFRAFTQYVKGKHKANHVTAWLVPGSWQVFHQIQEEGLDKILKQAGFELRQPGCSACLAMNEDKIPAGKYAVSTSNRNFEGRQGPGARTILAGPLVAAAAAITGRISFPHLD; this comes from the coding sequence ATGAAAACTCTTTTTGATAAGATATGGGATGCCCACGTGGTTTCAAAGATGGAAGAGGGACCAACTCAATTGTATATTGATCGTCACTTTTGTCATGAAGTAACTAGTCCGCAAGCATTTGCTGGATTACGCCAACGGGGGTTATCGGTGTTTCGTCCTCAACAAACTACTCTAACTGCCGATCATAATATCCCTACCCAAAACCAAAACAAACCGATAGCAGATGTTACATCTCGAAATCAGGTAGATACACTAACCCAAAATGCAAAGGAATTTGGCTTAACTTATTTTGGGCTGGGACACTCCAAAAATGGAATCGTGCATGTTGTTGGTCCCGAAAACGGACTTACTCAACCAGGAATGACGATTGTTTGTGGAGATAGCCATACTTCTACACATGGTGCTTTTGGAGCAATTGCTTTTGGCATAGGTACAAGTGAAGTTGAGATGGTTTTAGCTACCCAATGTGTATTGCAGAGTCGCCCCAAAACGATGCGTATTAATTTTACAGGTAAGCTCTCAAAGGGTGTAACGGCTAAAGATATGGCTCTGTATCTGATCAGTAAAATGACAACGAGTGGGGCAACAGGGTACTTTGTGGAATATGCTGGAGAAGCTGTTCGTCAGCTTTCTATGGAAGGACGAATGACTTTATGTAATTTAAGTATTGAAATGGGGGCTCGTGGGGGATTAATTGCTCCCGATGCAACTACCTTTGAGTATCTGAAAGGCAAAGAGAATGCACCGAAAGGGGAAATGTGGAAAAAAGCCGTAACGTATTGGAAAACCTTGAAAACAGATGACGGAGCAAAGTTTGATAAAGAAATATCCTTTGATGCATCACAGATTCAGCCTATGATTACCTACGGAACAAACCCAGGGATGGGTATGTATGTAGAAGATAGTATCCCCACAACGAGTCAGATTCAAACTGAAAGTAAGGCTTCTTTTTTAAAGGCTTTGGAGTATATGGATTTCCAACCAGGAGAAAGATTGCTTGGTAAACCTATAAATTATGTATTCTTAGGTAGTTGCACCAATGGTAGAATAGAAGATTTTCGAGCTTTTACCCAATATGTGAAGGGTAAGCACAAAGCTAATCACGTTACAGCTTGGCTTGTACCAGGTAGTTGGCAAGTCTTTCACCAGATTCAAGAAGAAGGACTCGATAAGATCTTAAAACAAGCAGGTTTTGAACTCCGTCAACCAGGTTGTTCTGCTTGTTTAGCAATGAATGAAGATAAGATTCCCGCTGGGAAATATGCTGTTTCTACGTCAAATAGAAATTTCGAAGGCAGACAAGGACCAGGCGCTCGTACTATATTGGCAGGTCCACTCGTCGCTGCTGCTGCTGCCATTACAGGAAGAATAAGTTTTCCGCACTTAGATTAA
- a CDS encoding 2-isopropylmalate synthase (COGs: COG0119 Isopropylmalate/homocitrate/citramalate synthase~InterPro IPR005671:IPR000891:IPR013709~KEGG: bfs:BF3267 2-isopropylmalate synthase~PFAM: Pyruvate carboxyltransferase; 2-isopropylmalate synthase LeuA, allosteric (dimerisation) domain~PRIAM: 2-isopropylmalate synthase~SMART: 2-isopropylmalate synthase LeuA, allosteric (dimerisation) domain~SPTR: 2-isopropylmalate synthase LeuA;~TIGRFAM: 2-isopropylmalate synthase, bacterial type~IMG reference gene:2504107374~PFAM: HMGL-like; LeuA allosteric (dimerisation) domain~TIGRFAM: 2-isopropylmalate synthase, bacterial type) yields MWERFFYCLKQTKMEQIYVFDTTLRDGEQVPGCQLNTLEKIEVAKALERLGVDVIEAGFPVSSPGDFKSVVEISKAVTWPVICALTRAVEKDIEVAAEALQYAKRKRIHTGIGTSDYHIRYKFQSTPEEIIEQAVKAVKYARRFTDDVEFYAEDAGRTNNEYLARVVEAVVKAGATVVNIPDTTGYCFPAEYGAKIKYLVDHVDLKDAILSTHCHQDLGMATANTLSGVLNGARQVEVTLNGIGERAGNTALEEVVMALKSHPEQGFETHINTHEIYPTSRLVSSLMSMPVQANKAIVGRNAFAHSSGIHQDGVLKNVETYEIINPQDVGIRDNSIVLTARSGRAALKNRLSTLGVTLHAEELDKAYQKFLELADKKKNIHDEDLLALIGKDAEAQRIQVEYLQVVSGIDVRNVASVGLKIAGERFEASASGNGPVDAAIKAVKHIIRREMIIQEFLIQAIDRGSDDTGKVHMHVEYKDQVYYGFSANTDIIAASVEAFIDAVNKFEEA; encoded by the coding sequence GTGTGGGAAAGGTTTTTTTATTGCCTTAAACAAACTAAAATGGAACAAATTTATGTGTTCGACACAACCCTAAGAGATGGAGAGCAGGTACCAGGGTGCCAACTTAACACTCTTGAAAAAATAGAAGTAGCCAAAGCACTAGAACGGCTAGGGGTTGATGTCATTGAGGCAGGTTTTCCTGTTTCTAGTCCAGGTGATTTTAAGTCTGTCGTTGAGATATCCAAGGCAGTAACTTGGCCTGTGATATGTGCATTAACCCGAGCAGTAGAAAAAGATATCGAAGTAGCTGCTGAGGCTTTGCAATATGCCAAACGCAAACGAATACACACGGGTATCGGGACTTCCGATTATCACATTCGTTATAAATTCCAATCTACACCCGAAGAAATTATCGAGCAGGCCGTAAAAGCAGTCAAGTATGCTCGTCGGTTTACAGATGATGTAGAGTTTTATGCAGAAGATGCAGGTCGAACCAACAATGAGTATTTAGCTCGTGTAGTTGAAGCTGTAGTTAAAGCTGGGGCTACGGTAGTTAATATTCCTGATACAACAGGCTATTGTTTCCCTGCTGAGTATGGGGCTAAAATTAAATATTTAGTAGATCATGTCGATTTAAAAGATGCTATTCTCTCTACACATTGTCATCAAGACTTGGGTATGGCGACAGCAAATACACTATCGGGGGTACTCAATGGGGCAAGACAGGTAGAAGTAACCTTGAATGGAATTGGAGAACGGGCAGGGAATACAGCCTTGGAAGAGGTTGTGATGGCACTGAAAAGTCATCCCGAACAAGGGTTTGAAACCCATATTAATACTCATGAAATTTATCCTACAAGTAGGTTGGTTTCTAGTTTGATGAGTATGCCTGTACAAGCTAATAAAGCCATAGTGGGAAGGAATGCTTTTGCTCACTCCTCGGGAATCCATCAAGATGGAGTATTGAAAAATGTAGAAACTTATGAGATCATCAATCCTCAAGATGTTGGTATTCGAGATAATTCGATAGTACTTACCGCTCGTAGTGGTAGAGCAGCACTCAAAAATAGACTATCAACACTGGGTGTTACGCTTCATGCTGAAGAGCTGGATAAGGCTTACCAGAAGTTTCTTGAACTAGCCGATAAGAAGAAAAACATCCATGATGAGGATTTGCTAGCTCTCATAGGTAAAGATGCTGAAGCTCAAAGAATTCAAGTAGAATATCTACAAGTTGTATCGGGTATTGATGTTCGGAATGTTGCCAGTGTTGGTTTGAAAATAGCTGGAGAAAGATTTGAAGCCTCAGCGAGTGGCAACGGACCCGTAGATGCTGCTATTAAAGCTGTGAAACATATTATTCGCCGAGAGATGATTATTCAGGAGTTTTTGATTCAGGCGATAGATAGAGGTAGTGATGATACGGGTAAAGTGCATATGCACGTGGAATATAAAGACCAAGTGTACTATGGCTTTTCTGCCAACACAGACATCATTGCTGCATCTGTAGAAGCTTTTATTGATGCCGTGAATAAGTTTGAAGAAGCATAG
- a CDS encoding hypothetical protein (IMG reference gene:2504107375), which produces MHVRMNFTKSSPITCYTRLNFILYYILSKSQTLSQKNDLEALVFIYASYPFTQLL; this is translated from the coding sequence ATGCACGTTAGAATGAATTTCACTAAATCATCCCCAATTACATGTTATACAAGATTGAATTTTATTTTATATTATATTCTAAGCAAATCACAAACTTTATCTCAAAAAAACGATCTAGAAGCCTTGGTTTTTATTTATGCTTCATACCCTTTTACACAGCTACTCTAA